The proteins below are encoded in one region of Paramisgurnus dabryanus chromosome 2, PD_genome_1.1, whole genome shotgun sequence:
- the cebpg gene encoding CCAAT/enhancer-binding protein gamma: MSKQLQQKITNTTQNGVSVIQNQAHNSTINPTSTAGLQQVPQLVPVGRAGGGKATPPSKMKKTGMDKDSDEYRQRRERNNLAVKKSRMRSKQKAQDTQQRVNELKEENERLEAKIKLLSKELSVLKDLFLEHAHNLADNVQPPASGGGPGDLCNNNNNNNGSNSSSQ; this comes from the exons ATGAGCAAGCAGCTGCAACAGAAGATAACCAATACAACTCAGAACGGTGTCAGTGTTATACAGAATCAAGCTCATAATAGTACAATCAACCCCACCAGCACAGCAGGACTGCAGCAG GTTCCTCAGTTAGTCCCAGTGGGTCGCGCAGGTGGGGGTAAAGCCACACCACCCAGCAAAATGAAGAAAACGGGTATGGACAAAGACAGCGACGAGTACCGTCAACGAAGAGAACGTAACAACCTGGCAGTAAAGAAAAGCCGCATGCGCAGCAAGCAGAAGGCACAGGACACCCAGCAGCGTGTCAATGAGCTTAAGGAGGAAAATGAGAGACTGGAGGCCAAAATCAAATTGCTCAGCAAAGAACTGAGTGTGCTCAAAGACCTGTTTCTGGAGCATGCTCACAACCTCGCAGATAACGTGCAGCCCCCTGCTTCTGGTGGAGGCCCTGGAGACCTctgcaacaacaacaacaataacaatGGCAGTAACAGCAGCAGCCAGTGA
- the cebpa gene encoding CCAAT/enhancer-binding protein alpha: MEQANLYEVAPRPLMTSLVQSQQNAYIYKDTANAGDLSEICENENSIDISAYIDPSAFNDEFLADLFHNSSKQEKLKMASGDYEYPHGASGTPGAPQMYSCLNNYVESSKLEPIYDSPARMRPVAIKQEPREDDELGHSMPPTYHHSQHHPPHMSYFQHQIAHCAQTTMHLQPGHPTPPPTPVPSPHHQHNHLPGGSMKMGDRVKSKKHVDKSSVEYRVRRERNNVAVRKSRDKAKMRNAETQQKVIELSADNDRLRKRVEHLSRELETLRGIFRQLPDGSFVKAMGNCA, translated from the coding sequence ATGGAGCAAGCAAACCTGTACGAGGTCGCCCCACGGCCACTGATGACCAGTCTTGTACAGAGCCAGCAAAACGCCTATATCTATAAAGACACTGCGAACGCGGGAGACCTGAGCGAAATCTGCGAGAACGAAAACTCAATTGACATCAGCGCGTACATTGACCCGTCTGCATTCAACGACGAATTCCTGGCTGACTTATTCCATAACAGCTCCAAACAAGAAAAACTTAAGATGGCGAGCGGAGATTACGAGTACCCCCACGGCGCCAGTGGCACACCGGGGGCACCACAGATGTACAGCTGTCTGAACAACTACGTGGAGTCTTCCAAACTGGAACCGATCTACGACAGTCCGGCACGAATGAGACCTGTAGCCATCAAACAAGAGCCCCGAGAGGATGATGAGCTCGGCCACTCGATGCCACCTACATACCATCACTCTCAACACCACCCGCCGCATATGTCTTACTTTCAGCATCAGATTGCGCACTGTGCGCAAACCACCATGCATCTCCAACCGGGACATCCCACACCTCCGCCGACCCCCGTTCCCAGCCCGCACCACCAACACAACCACTTGCCGGGGGGCTCCATGAAAATGGGCGATCGGGTGAAATCCAAAAAACATGTCGACAAGAGCAGCGTCGAGTATCGGGTGAGGAGGGAGCGCAACAACGTTGCTGTACGCAAGAGCCGGGACAAGGCGAAAATGCGCAACGCGGAGACGCAACAAAAAGTGATCGAGCTGTCGGCGGATAATGATAGACTGCGCAAGAGGGTTGAACACCTTTCACGAGAACTGGAGACGTTACGGGGCATCTTCAGGCAGCTGCCCGACGGATCGTTTGTTAAAGCCATGGGAAACTGCGCCTAA